The genomic interval ATCCTCTTTGACTGTACACTGACATGTACAAGCATTAATCAAATAGCCAAATATTAATCCACATGACAGCGAGTACTAATTCTAGAAGTATGACATCGAACAGAattcattttatcatttcagctttttagtccaaaataatttcataaactgATCTGGGACATGCCAAAGAGCAAAATCCATTGGATGCATATGCAAACTACCTTGAAGCAACGGCGCAGTAGAAACTGAGCTGTCATACCCTTAAGCATGATGGATGCTGCAATAACAGGATCGATAGAAGAAGGAACAGGAACAACTTTGTTTGCAGGAAGGATTTGCTCTTCAGCATATGAACCCATCGCACCGCCAGCATAAGCGATGATGTCTCCAACTGTTCTGCCAGTTAGTCCAGGACCTACAGCTACCACCTCTCCAACAGCCTCCATACCTGCAATAGCAGAACAAAAGTTGCTTAAAACCCAGAGGATTTCACTTTTCAGCCTGCTTTAAGGATATCAAGCTAATGATTGCTAAAGAGTCTTAGACAAGGAACACATACCAAAATGATACCTTAAGAAAATATCACACAAAATCTTATATTCAGGTTTCCAAAGATATATTCAATTGTATTCACAGGCACCCAGAAGGCAATGTGGAGAAATATTCCCTCTGATGCAATTACTTCTTCTATAAAATAGTAGCTAGTAGAACTCATGTAGACATTTATTAGTTTTGGAGATAAAGAGTAAACAATCACAATATGTCACTCCATGCCATACTTAAAAACTTCGCATAATATACCACAAGGCAAGCCAACATTCATAAGCAACCACTGAACATAGAAAGAACAAAACCAAACCTGGGGTAAAGGGCATTTTAGCAGGCTTATAAACTCCTTTGCGATAGTACACATCAATGAAATTAAGCCCAATTGCTTTGTTCCTCACACGAATCTCGCCTTCACCGGGCTCCCCAATTTCCACATCCTCCCACTTAAGAACCTACCATAATCATCAATCATCTACTTGTTATAAGTGATCGGCTACACCAAGAAAGAATCTTCATACCAAAAGCTAGGCATCTTAAGAATTAGAGACGAAATTAATgctaaattttacatttttcataTTCATCACCAGGTTACCATTATTTAAGGTTTCTTAAACGGACTATAATTTGACacaataatataacaaatagGATATAACAAGTGAAATATGAAATGGGTTTTtatgcttaaaaaaaatgatcaccTCGGGGCCGCCATGTTCATAAACCCTGATCGCTTTCACCATATTTGTTGGGGTTCTTGtttctgctgctgctgctgctgctttcGTTGCAAGTGCTTTGCTTTGCTTATGTTTGAGTAATAATGTTACTTTGCTTTTGTTGTTAGAATTGTGTAGAAGAAAGAGTGTTGAATTTTGAGTGAAACGCCGCCGAAGCAACAACCCGGGAGCTGCAACTAGCCTTGACAGCAACGGACTCACTCTGGATAATTCCATTTTTAGCCAAGTTAATCcgctatttaattaattattcaatttactaataaattaccattttaattcatttgctATTGTACTTGGATGGAATATGGGTAACTGGCCCTGATGCAGTGATGCCATGGGTTAAGAGGTTCGCTTTTCATGTTCGAGCCCAAAGTCATGGCTCCCCCGTCACTTTATTTGGAGGgacaattattttctaaaatattattttattactaaatttttttaataatcattttttcgtacataatattttatttttattattttaccatcGAGGagccatttttgtttttgaaaagattaaaCCGTTCCCTTTAAcagaatatttaaaagaacTTTTAGTAAaagacaattttaccctttaaattattaagtatGTAGACAATGACTTTTGTActcttctgaaatttaaaaaaaaaaatccaaaatcaaggatttaaaaaatcaaatattttcaatgtTAAAACTTTTGAAGATAAATGATTACATTAAGAAACtaatgttattttaatatttatatttatatcaattttaataaatataaatctattacaataacaattttaatgcaaataaaaatttttattttaagaaaattatttgatcTTAGTTGCTTattcttttaacatttatttttagctaattaaatcaatttaagaagcacaaattataatatttaataattttttgtaaaaataagattattgaTAAAACATTATAATTGCTAAATTGGATAACATGAGATTTTAAGTCATTAAAATACGAATgatggaaaaattaaatttcctCACAAGTGTGAGAGAAGTGGTTCGAACCTCTATAGATATATTGTGagggtttaatttaaattttcttcatcaaaGTTTGAGTGAAAGCAGTCTTCTCCCATGAGTGGAGTTGACGTCTCTCAAATATTAAAGACGGTTGAAATCTAGGCAgtgttatataaaatttgatttaaattgatctaaataattatatgattgtaaatatcatgaGTAAtagtcttattaaaaaaaaaagaatcatagATATAATTTAAGGATACACGAACCTTGTTGATATCTTGATATTGTTGACTTTTTACTAAACCTTGTCTATAATTAAAACTCTCTAATTTGCATTCATGGGCTCACCggttttaattacttttcctTGTATATGCGTTGCATTGACACGCCTGTTCATGTTGTTTTTTTCACTAATTGTAATTATTCTAAACAAtgtaaattcaaacaaattacATCACTTGGCTATACGTATACATATACATAGctaacattaataatatttcattaataatattatgacctttatacacacacacacacatacacactaacattaataatatttcatttcataagtcacaattatatataaaggTCACAATCATAGCCAGATGCTTAACGCCTAGCCAGCACCTCAACGTTCCAAGAACCGGGTGCCAATTAGCTATTTCAACATAACACATAGACTAAttcaaaagagagaaaaaaaaaaaaaaagcacataaCACATAGACGACAAATAAAACTAGACATTATAATTAACCAAGGATCTATATGTAGCTCCGGGCATCCATCCTTGAGGAATCACATTGTTGGCCACCAGGGTTTGGCCTGAATACTGAGATGTCAGCCGGAGTGAGAGTGGAGGGTGTAATTCCGAGCCGGCGTTGAGCTTCCACGTTGCACCCCATGATTGTTGCATGGCTCGCCATTCACCGGAACCCTCCTTCACATCGACGCCGGCTAGGTCACCGTCTCCATCTTCGAACTCAACCACCACGGCCAGGTAGTTAGGGTTTGATCCCTGGTCAACATGGAAGGCTATGTTCCTTCCGGAGTAATCACAAGCAACCCTATGCGCATatagcaaaaaataaaatatttatatatgttaaattaaaaaatgtgcTTGTATAAGTAATCAGTAATTTGACTTTTAAGTCAAATTAATTAGAGGACTAACAATGCCGTGACCAAATATAATTGCTTCAGCATGCATGCGTATTCAAACAAACACCTTTAGTTTCTTTTGCCTTTTTGGTCGTGTCTAGTTGAAACAATTTCGTAAAAGTTTGAGTTTGCTAGCAGGGCGTTTTTGGCATGATGCTAATACGCTGTTTCCCccgttaattttataaaattttaaaaaatgggtATAGGTTATGCtcaatttgtatttaaaaaataagattactTAACATAAGACTCAATAATATTCCAAATCAGTGTTGGACTCGAAAATGACTCGAggatattttgttatttgtatctttaacaataaatagtaagaaaatgACCTCATACTCAAGcgttttctcttttcttcttcttttataataacactcaatttttcaaataatttcttaatataCCCAGAGCAAGggttaatattataatatacatAGGACTCATCTATTATAGATAGTCAATTTCATAACTTGCtaatttacttattacttCATTCTATGTACTATCACTTTACTCGAATTACGAACGTTAAGGTACCTCTTAGAAAGTGTAGTATATACTACTCTTTTTTACATTGGCCTAAAGAGATCGacgttttaaaattaattaattacaattttaccGTGCATATCGGACTTCCAAAACTCCGGCATCGCGAAGCTTCTCTTCTTGGCCGGGGATGGCCATGGCACCGAAAGCTGTTCCGCTGAGGTCGAAATGTGCAGATTCCGACACACATGGACCGCCGGGACAAAAATCTGTTATCACAACTCGAACTGCTTTGCCTGAACATGCTGGATGCCTTGTGCACTTGACCTAATAACAAATAATGCACCACTCTTAATTAAGTAGTCTCAATGTTGcgtatataaaaaataataaactgtggAAGATTTAGAATCAGTCAAAAAGAACGtgaagaatattttaataagtacGTGTAACGTGAAccataaaaactaaaaagtctttaatcatatttgattttgtgtatacaaaacaatattaattgattaattctcATTAAACAACCTGATAGCAAGCACCGCATTCCTTGCCGGATTTATAAAGGCTTGGACCTATGGCGGTCacaaaagaagagaaagggCTTTGTGACACTGCATTGCCATACCCACAAGCACCTCCTGCATGAATATATACGCagcatataattaataaataactaaGACCTATGTGTATGTATTTACGTGTGTACGTACGTACGAATGTGTATACACATTATATACGTACCGTCACTTCCGGCACCGTCAGGGCTGCCATACCAGGTGGCTCCGGCGGTCGACCAGTGGGTTCCGACGGCTGACAAGTTGAGGTGTTTGGGGTAAAAGCAAGAGCAAAGCTCCAAGTAGCAAAGAAAAGCTAGGAAAAATGAAAGGGACAAGCTAATACTACTTCTAGTAGCCATTACCACAACACTTTAacacttattattattagtatttctGATTTGTGATAATCAGTTGGAAAATTTGCTGCTATTTATAGCACAAATGCATGTGCGTTGTCACCATCAATGATCAATCCATGCATTTCCaaattttccaatttaattttttttttattaatcaccATCTTGTGTGGCTAAtctataatgaattaattattggcttaattttatcattatgtGAAATAAGTCATACTCAAGCATTGATGATCTTGAAAAATCTGATTATTGaagtttataatttgattataaaCAAATTAGCTCTCTTATGAGTATGTCCTCCCTTAAATTAAGGAGATTGTCACTTCTGTTAATATGTTTTCGGCTTCACCATTTACATGATCGCACAATTTTTTGAAGGGTATAGTTATGTTGGAGCAAATTTACGGTGGAGCATGAATTTTAACCATacacacaaaataataaatagtaaaaaatctattataattttaattgtgtagttataaaaaaatactccACCTTAAAATAACTCCTATGTAACCAAACccttttctaaaatatttcatcaatACTTTATACTTTCATTCAATTAATTCTGCTATGTCACATCGGCCAGTACAATTTTTTCGGTATTAATATCCATCAATTAGTTAAACCTTGACTAATTTGCATGGCTTCAAAAGAGTTATCGTATATTCGTATCACTAACGatcattcaatttaaataCACAATAAAGGAGCCTTGTCGGTTGACGTGGGGTCGGGAACTGATATGATCATCTTTGAATAAAACGTATTTGTGCCTCATTgttaaatacaataatatttctcCATGGATTCTGCCGTTGATGTTGGTTATTGATCGTTACTCCCTCGAGATTGCCGCGATTtctttgttgatgattttacAGATTGGACGGCCAAGAGTGACTGTTGGGGTCTTAATTAAATGCTCTCATGGGTCATGTGGTTCATGGACTATTAGATACCATGTTGCTAATGCTAAATGCTGAGTGTGTAAAGGGGTTGTTAATTGATCTTCttgaaataattgattatttattgatttgagTGGACATTATTCAACTGTTAAAAGTATTTGGATCGTTGAGCTTTGGATTTATATGCATACAAAAGCCACTGTTATAGATTGTTATTAGAAATCTTAATTtgagaaatgagaatgaaatctCACCCACCGAATCTAATGCGTATTCTTCCCTTTtaatttcactttatttatcgCGACTTTTGGttgatatatattaatcatGGCTTAAGTTATTGTGAAAATGGGAAAACTTTATAtcaaggaaaagaaattaatgcaCTTATATTTTAACCATACGTACTAATCATGAATTGCGgacaacttaattaatttagcttTTGACACTACATTTGTCTTTTATACGAATGAAGAAAGTGCAAGCGTTGTTATCTGACAATTAACCAAAATCACTCAAATTTTGGCGCAACTCAAACTTCTATTCCTATTTGATGATATATCTGCACTCTCACTCACCcacatttaaaaagaaatatatatataagagttttcttttttggggtAAAGACTTGTACATGCCCCTTCCaaatttctctcaaatttagtGAAATGTGTACCCAGTTGTCCAAATATTGAGTGGCGTATACCTCGGATggcttatttatattttatttatagtttatctataattatttattgacaattaaactcaaaatatgTGGGGTTATGGACTTGGGAAAATATTGCGgcattttcattcaatatgTGCGTGAGCCGTGtctatgtttaattattattattgttattattattatatactttACTTTAATAACTAAGGTGacgtttattttttgtttggattcttaataaatactaaataaagTTAAATGTCTGAATatgaatgatatatttttttgtctgaatgtttgataataaatattaagttctttttagcttaaaaattttgaaaactaatacttttacatttgtactcttacaaatattaaatgttaaataaataataaatatctcaacgaacataaataagataatattttatcataagATAAATTGTGTTCAGGTGAATACAATcctttaatattctaaattagaataagtcaatcaattttattatagtttatgatGTATTAACGTTGGGCTTCTATTGAAAGAAtataaacaagtaaaaataataataatctattactatattatcacaagttgaaacaaataaatctaATGATTTAACCGATTAAAATTAAGTCATCAAGTTAAAATAGCAAAAGCCTCCTAAATAAAGGCAAAGTCCAGTATGTATGCCTATATCAGACCAGATTTGCTTTCGaacaattgaaagaaaatatgtaatctttatttataaaaggggAAATGAAAGCATATATATAGCTTAGTAGCTTACCACATGCCCTATGAGTGGTTCTCAAACTATATTTGATATCTCTATTGAGCAAGAAAGAATTCGTAAATCTCTCtctcaataaaaaataacaactatTTTATCTATATGTagataaattaacaaataaaaagatagaTTTGTGAGACTGTAATAAGATTTCTCACTGTATGGTAATGTTGATCATCTCAAAACTTAAATCAAAATCTGCTTAATTCGTAATAAAGATGTGATGTGATATATTATTGATCAAGTGAAGAATgacttttacataatttttatttcattgactttacataatttttaatttgttcttttaccttgaaaattttacatcTTGTGTGATATACAATTAGTCACAAGTATATGACTAGATTACTCATCTCCTAAATATCTaaatcattaatattttatacatatttatacaATAAGTCCTAATTAGGTGTGCACGGTCGTATACCACAATTCTTTACTGATTGActcacaaaaataattttacactcGAAGTCATGATCACGATGTTGATTGAGGTACTTACAAAAACTTCAATGTCAATTTggacattttctttgtttggaaGGATCTAAACTTAAATTATGCAATAGaaacaattaaacaattattgaTGTTTTCTATGTTTTGAGAACTTCTAAAATGTTTATGAGGTATCATGTTAGTCatataataagtaaatgatattataatatatatatatttattttgaaaaattagtaTACATACAAATGGtagttatatataatttaatcacaCATATCAtcatgtattaattaattgtattatctctCATGTATTATGAAATTTCTCTTATATTTGTATGTTATATTGTAAAATTCGTGTTGCTTTGATTAATGCAAATTGACATCAACATATGCAAGTATATTAAAAGAAGTGCAACCCACATACATGTGTAAAATTGAGGGAGGAGTGGATTCATATTTCCATCTCAACCCATaagagtgggaatcccactccccacttCAAAATTAAGTAGGGCTCACCGAATGAAATTCTCACACCTCCTTAAATTTTACAAGTAAATATTAGAGTAGTcctattttaaaaagtaaacataACATTAGTGGATTTAGGATGGCAAGACCAGGATCAAATTAAGCAGAAAAATGGATCGGACTTAACCAAACTTGGTCCATGTGGATTAACGTTGGGCTTTTATTTCATACACCGTGTAACGGCCTTTGTCTTCCAAAGGAGCCCATCAAGTTTTTCAATGGGTTTTCATCTTGTTACTGTTTATCGGTTGACATTACCCAATCCATTGGCAAGCGTTAAAGATTCTTCTCCCACCATAATAGAATTTGTTCGAGTCTATATGAAAGACGATAAATGCCCATGATTACTGAGGATAATTGACACCTCTAATTCACtctttaaagtaaaataaattattgtaatttaagGATTAAATTGAAGCAGAATAACTATAAAGTAGCCCATAATTAGTAACCGCATCAAAAATTGGAAGATCTTTTATAGAAAATATTCGACAGTGcgaaaaaattgtcaaaaatattataccaTCTTAAGGAGGAAGTTGATAACAGAATGAGAAAATAGGCCGGCATAGAATTCAATGGATTGAgatgaaaatggaaaattgGTGAAATTGGAGGATAAGAAGACCACctaagttaattattttctcattactaaaaaaaaaaatccaatttaATGCAATGATATAAAATCTTGTGAGGAAACATAAGGTAATCTCCTTCAATAATGAAGATTGtgataaaatgttaattaatttaactttggtatattttcaagattttCTCTCTTGTTTAATTCGTCCATTCATTCTAAAAAGGAAAGCACCCTTCCCGCTTGATTTAGTAACAATTAATAGtaacaaaatcaattcttcaaaagttttgaaaaatttcacTTGATCCCTCATCTTTCCAACGATATTATAGAATcaaaatatctatatatttttaacacAATCTCAATGTATCTCTTGatattagggatggcaaaaatccccatggggacgggtacccttgGGGATTTTCcctattcggggagggtatgaggataatttcatacccaatttcttattcggggaagggactgagaaaattttttactaaatttcttattcggggaggggacggggatgtggtggaatccccatcccctacccatttccccattttaattttttaaaattactaataaataaataataaaatttgaattataaaattataactattggtaaaaaaaaatcaaaatatttatattattaaacttttgggtctaattaactaattaaagtcctaaatttttatttaggacattaaaaagactgagtagattctattagcccaattttttttttaattttaatattctttaaatattttaaacttaaatctattatttatttatttttagatgttataattgcccacagcgaatcacaattttaatatctaatctaatctaatataatatttgctccgatttaactattgtattgtaaagggaatagttcacatttataaagtgcccacgccaccattgaaaaagttaattttgaatctaaattcgattttatttgtaataattttgtattagactattaatttgttcatgatagtttataaaagaagtttgtCTCCCTTGCATGCtacgttacttactaatttaatgtatgtgacttttgtaatggatattaatgtaagatatatttcgaactttactttgatttgaattttttattttaatatgattaactcaaaatcaaaaataaaaaatgtattaattattctgggatcggggaccctcggggatcccctgttattacaGGGAGGGGATGAAGATTCTTTgaagtaattctgacggggacatacgcaaaatatcaaGGATGGATACgaggagattggtcccctcctctcccctccccattgccatccctacttgATATGTGTCCTTAAAACACTCAGAGCTTCCactatataattttcttaaaataattctgctaagtaacaaattaacataaaaaaattaacaatttcatgataacttttttttttttgggtttcttttcttattttcagtCCATTATTtgctcaaaaagaaaatttatatatgcttTCTGGGTTGTGATTGATAATTTCCATTTTTAAATGGAACAGATTGTTTTAAGGGCATAATAAGCAGCACTAGGGCAGAAGAAGGAGGACATCTCACGTCTCTAACAAACAAGGGACCTTTCTGCCTAACTCATAAAGTCagtcaaataaagtaaaattcaGAGAAACAAATAGGAGctttttgtaaacaaaatttcCCGTTTCGTTCAACGCTCTAACAAGAAAGTATAGCGCTGGTCCCTACTCTTTGGGGATTTTgtgataatataatatttactgtCGGACAGCGAAGTTCTGAACCTCTGGTCATCTTCCatgttcatttgtttgtttcaatCACGTCACTTGTACTCACACTAATAAGTCCAAAGCcaatgtgattttttatttttagtagtGATACCGAAAATCTTTACCAGTCAACAGAGGCTGCTTCCTGCTTGTGTTGTGTTGTTTGAAGTGCTATAGCTTTTTCTACAACTTTTgaactttctttctctctttcatAAACTATATCTCCTTCTTTGTGACTGTGTTGTGAGCTTCGGTCAAGTGTTTTAGGAGCGGCAAAGCAAAGCCATGGCAGCAGGGATGGCGATAGCAAGTGAAGGTggtgataataatatatacaatgGGAAGATAACTGCGTTCGTTATTTTGTCTTGTATGATGGCTGGCATGGGAGGGGTTATTTTTGGCTACGATATTGGAATTTCAGGTCTGttcatttctttaattctaTCTCTTTCCTTGGTGCTTCTTgctatataaaaatatcacttctctgcattaattttgtttgtttggtaCTATCTTTGCATTATGTAATATGTCAATTCATTAAATGTATATTGGAACGATGATggtaattttaatctaaaagatgagtaaaaaataaagagaatatTGAGTGGCTTTTAGTACCTGTTTGCTTGATTAGTCATCCAAATTCGACTTATAAAGATGAAGATTTGATCATGttgatgataattttaatttcaatcaacatgattaaagattcaattttacaggaaagaaaatttaaatggtTTCACGTGGATTGCTTGGCGTGATATTGACATGCACAAATGGTGGACAACAATTGCTAAAAGACTTAAGACAATTGCCAATTGTTGGCACGTTAGAAGTATCCGACAaggagaaaaacaaaacataaaatgattagataattgaaaaaactgtaaaataaacggtttctATCACTTGAGCCCTTGTtgtttgtaaaaatttaactCGACGAAAGGATGCACTGATTTGTGAAAGTAAATGTGAAGGTGGGGTGACATCAATGGAGCCATTTTTGGAGAAATTCTTTCCGGAAGTGCACAGAAAGATGAAAGAAGACACAAAGATTAGCAACTACTGCAAATTTGACAGTCAACTATTGACCTCCTTCACGTCCTCTCTCTATGTTGCTGGCCTGGTTGCTTCCTTCGTCGCCTCCTCTGTCACTCGAGCGTTTGGCCGTAAACCGTCAGTGTTAATGGGCGGTGCAGCTTTTCTTGCCGGTTCAGCCCTCGGCGGTGCAGCTGTTAATGTCTATATGCTCATTTTTGGCCGTTTATTGCTCGGAGTTGGGGTTGGTTTCGCCAACCAAGTAAGTCATTTACAATATATACTAGGTCTTGCTAAGTTACATTTCCGGTGACTTACAATCTTtgcaaaattcaaatgaacCCTACTTAAATGTTACAacgttttatatattttgggGACATAATAAGTTATATGAAATGTAACGATATAATACTGTCACGTTAGTTTCTAGCATATTGCATATTTATGTTTTAGCCTTCTAGCATATTGCATATTTATGTTTTAGCCTCGGACTTAGACTCCCttagtaaaaagaatatttaggatacttggttttatttgaagttttagtcatttttttttttcaaatacatGTTTTGGCCTCTCagtttacatatatatatcttgGATTATGGACTCTTCAAGTTTGTGGTTTCTTCGTTGGAAAATGATTCTCTCCTGATCTGATCTCTTCTGAGTTTTTGAAAATCTTCTA from Citrus sinensis cultivar Valencia sweet orange chromosome 9, DVS_A1.0, whole genome shotgun sequence carries:
- the LOC102616541 gene encoding uncharacterized protein LOC102616541, coding for MELSRVSPLLSRLVAAPGLLLRRRFTQNSTLFLLHNSNNKSKVTLLLKHKQSKALATKAAAAAAETRTPTNMVKAIRVYEHGGPEVLKWEDVEIGEPGEGEIRVRNKAIGLNFIDVYYRKGVYKPAKMPFTPGMEAVGEVVAVGPGLTGRTVGDIIAYAGGAMGSYAEEQILPANKVVPVPSSIDPVIAASIMLKGMTAQFLLRRCFKVEPGHTVLIQAAAGGVGSLLCQWANALGATVIGTVSTKEKAAQAKDDGCHHVILYKEEDFVVRVNEITSGNGVDVVYDSVGKDTFQGSLACLKLRGYMVSFGQSSGTPDPVPLSALAPKSLFLTRPSLMQYTVTRDELLKTAGEVFTSIASGILKVRVNHTYPLSQAAQAHTDLESRKTSGSVVLIP
- the LOC102616839 gene encoding expansin-B15-like — its product is MATRSSISLSLSFFLAFLCYLELCSCFYPKHLNLSAVGTHWSTAGATWYGSPDGAGSDGGACGYGNAVSQSPFSSFVTAIGPSLYKSGKECGACYQVKCTRHPACSGKAVRVVITDFCPGGPCVSESAHFDLSGTAFGAMAIPGQEEKLRDAGVLEVRYARVACDYSGRNIAFHVDQGSNPNYLAVVVEFEDGDGDLAGVDVKEGSGEWRAMQQSWGATWKLNAGSELHPPLSLRLTSQYSGQTLVANNVIPQGWMPGATYRSLVNYNV